The nucleotide window ATTGTGGTGAAGGATCATTGAATGCCTTACAAATTTACGATTTGAATAAActtatcaaatatttcatcaagagggatcaattgaaacaagGTCAGATTGTTTTGGATTTtattataatgaaatatgGTGGAATTGAGAATATGATTGCCCACCGGGATCTGATAAGTTTGAAtaatcatttgaaattaaagaatggATCCCTAGTGAAAGATTGGAAGTTTGAAGGTAAAAATTTGAGGTATTTGCAATCACGACAGGGGCGATTGAATTATAAGTTTTTAGATGGTTGGTCGTTATTAAAGATTGCTGATCTTGTATTGAATGATCCCATGAAATGTCAAAATGTGTTGACGAATagtattatttattcattggGTCATTTGAGACAAGTGGAATTACTTGATCATTTCATTGATCAAATGTGGATGCAAGAGACTAGACCACGGAATGGGTTGTTATACCCTGATACGAATAATATTATTGCCATTATAACATCATATTGTTACAATTATGGTAATATGGACAAGAGTTTTGATGTATTAGACAGGATATTGGAGAAATATTCAGGattaaaatttgataaatttttttggaGAAGATTATTCCAATGGTGTATACTTACGGAACCGAATGCAAATAAGGGGTTTATATTGGGTCAATGTTGGTCATTAATGGAGAAACAGGAAAAAGTTGAATTTGATGGTGTTTTACTGGAACTTTTGAGAGAAAAGATTGTTAAAGTTAGAGATGTTCCTCTGGCGTTGAGagttttgaaaatgatagttatagaattaaagaaagtAAATTTTATCAATGAGCTGGATATGGAGTTGCTTTTGAAATATCAGAAGTTTGTCTTTAGTAAACTCGGAGAGATTAATAAGACTGTGAAGGCCATGGAATTGTTGTCATGTGATGATTATACGattaataaagaaaataaagcGTTTATGCGTGCATATTACTTTGAGAATAAACGggagaagaggaagaagaataagagGAGCAACCAATACGATGATCTTCAACGGAAATATGATGAGatggatgaagaagatatgaTAATCGGTAAGTTATGGTAGggtaaaaatatattcttgtATATagtgtatatatatatattcaataattttcaaGTAGTTATTTTTAAGTGATTCGAGAATACGAATCTGGAAAAGGCCCACCATCCATACCTGAACCAAACGACTTGAGATTTATGAGCGTTCAA belongs to Naumovozyma castellii chromosome 3, complete genome and includes:
- the AEP2 gene encoding Aep2p (ancestral locus Anc_8.847), with product MNHGRIIITRRIPPLRRGLGTTSRALNSPASSIANATSKEPTISISMDKGTIASNSRVRFSSTLLKKNEFNKYEHFLRGGRIKDLISMILNPMVSIHEHFTLEEYSLFLGKVLSMKDSDVNVNVVFQLFEIYARMYCGEGSLNALQIYDLNKLIKYFIKRDQLKQGQIVLDFIIMKYGGIENMIAHRDLISLNNHLKLKNGSLVKDWKFEGKNLRYLQSRQGRLNYKFLDGWSLLKIADLVLNDPMKCQNVLTNSIIYSLGHLRQVELLDHFIDQMWMQETRPRNGLLYPDTNNIIAIITSYCYNYGNMDKSFDVLDRILEKYSGLKFDKFFWRRLFQWCILTEPNANKGFILGQCWSLMEKQEKVEFDGVLLELLREKIVKVRDVPLALRVLKMIVIELKKVNFINELDMELLLKYQKFVFSKLGEINKTVKAMELLSCDDYTINKENKAFMRAYYFENKREKRKKNKRSNQYDDLQRKYDEMDEEDMIIGKLW